The following are encoded together in the Vidua macroura isolate BioBank_ID:100142 chromosome 6, ASM2450914v1, whole genome shotgun sequence genome:
- the LOC128808613 gene encoding cytosolic phospholipase A2 epsilon-like, translated as MGSSAYSPLDRFIRANPHRKIGIRRRNHDRPCSAENEPEVSQLCWLSVKIIGMRNLRKADLWSQTDCYVKLWLPTASCQEAQTRTVHNCRSPVWNETFHFMIQSEVKNILELRVCDEDTFTPDDHLMTVRFDVAKIQPGEKVRLSFELNPENQEELEVEFLLDNIPGVSEKIITNGVLVSREVSCLEVHVNETKMKNPYKRRDFTFTMKGSYEETQDISIGPHSRPGRSETTRFHYIKHSQPRLLMTLPKEHFLCCPGSGRREMDVSSPLAVPLHSLDLGKKVTVMRGESYEVSVNEENSCKDLDLRLGFGLCTEEQDFIRKRKKVVAAALKNVLHLDEDLQEDEVPVVAVVTAAGGVRSMTAMFGSLLALQELGVLDCVSYISGLSATTWTMSKLYEDANWSQKDLRGPVGDIRKHVTKSKLHCFSLDHMKYYENELCERKQEGHKVSFTDLWGLFIDCMLHHQESTHKLSDQQLAVNQGQNPLPIYLSLNVKDDFSTLDFKEWVEFTPYEVGLLKYGAFVRSEDFGSEFFMGRRMKKIPESHICFLEGTWSNIFSQSFMDAVYLSGHSEHFWHRWTRDTEHDIENHPALPKKPHEQTTWLSIPKGYLSKTLREMMTGRPVVSTYHNFLKGLQLHNKYLENESFCMWKDTVLDSSPSQLNDMSDYLKLIDTAFFINTSCPPILRPERKVDVIIHLNYSGGSQTLPLDLFSEYCLEHGIPFPSTELSQEDREHLKECYVFEDSLEAPVLAYFPLVCDTFQKYKAPNVERSPAEMEQGRVDVSSCAAPYGTGLLTYTEENFNKLLNLCSYNILNNKHLILQALRTAVQRKKQLKNYSPPNSSKHS; from the exons ATGGGATCGTCAGCCTATTCACCTTTG GATCGGTTCATCCGTGCAAATCCACACAGGAAGATTGGAATCAGGAGGAGGAATCATGACAGACCATGCAGTGCTGAAAATGAG CCAGAAGTGTCTCAGTTGTGCTGGCTTTCTGTAAAAATTATAGGCATGAGAAATCTCCGCAAAGCAGATCTGT GGAGCCAAACTGATTGCTATGTCAAGCTGTGGCTGCCAACAGCTTCATGTCAGGAAGCCCAGACAAGAACTGTACACAACTGCAGAAGCCCTGTCTGGAATGAAACTTTCCACTTCATGATACAGAGTGAAGTAAAG AACATCTTGGAGCTGAGAGTCTGTGATGAGGACACTTTTACACCAGATGACCATCTTATGACTGTTCGCTTTGATGTGGCTAAAATCCAACCTGGAGAAAAAGTTCGCCTGAGTTTTGAGTTGAATCCAGAA AATCAGGAAGAACTAGAAGTGGAATTTCTACTGGATAACAT accAGGTGTATCTGAGAAGATCATTACTAATGGTGTACTAGtg TCTCGTGAAGTTTCCTGTTTAGAAGTGCATGTGAAcgaaacaaaaatgaagaatCCTTACAAAA GGAGAGATTTCACCTTCACAATGAAAGGATCCTATGAAGAAACCCAGGATATTTCCATAGGTCCTCACTCCAGACCAGGGAGAAGTGAAACCACCAGGTTCCACTACATCAAGCACAGTCAACCCAGACTGCTCATGACTCTGCCAAAGGAGCATTTTCTCTGTTGT CCTGGCTCGGGTAGGAGGGAAATGGATGTAAGTAgtcccctggctgtgcctctcCATTCTCTGGACTTGGGAAAGAAAGTGACAGTGATGAGA GGGGAATCTTATGAGGTGTCTGTGAATGAGGAAAATAG TTGCAAGGATTTAGATTTGCGATTGGGGTTTGGTCTGTGCACGGAGGAGCAGGATTTCATCCGTAAAAGGAAGAAGGtggttgctgctgctctgaaaaatgttcttcatCTAGATGAAGACCTGCAGGAGGATGAG GTGCCAGTGGTGGCAGTGGTGACTGCAGCAGGGGGAGTGCGGTCCATGACAGCAATGTTTGGCAGCCTTCTggctctccaggagctgggTGTTTTGGACTGTGTGTCATACATCAGTGGTTTATCTGCCACAACATG GACCATGTCAAAGTTATATGAAGATGCAAATTGGTCACAAAAGGATCTCAGAGGGCCAGTTGGTGATATCAGGAAACACGTGACCAAGAGCAAGCTGCACTGTTTCTCTTTGGATCATATGAAATACTATGAAAATGAGCTTTGTGAGAGAAAGCAAGAGGGGCACAAGGTGTCCTTTACAGACTTATGGGGACTCTTTATTGATTGTATGCTACATCATCag GAAAGTACTCACAAACTCTCGGATCAACAACTAGCAGTCAATCAGGGGCAGAATCCACTCCCCATATACCTATCCCTCAATGTCAAGGATGACTTTAGCACTTTGGATTTTAAAG AGTGGGTGGAGTTCACACCTTACGAGGTGGGTCTCCTGAAGTATGGGGCCTTTGTTCGTTCAGAGGATTTTGGTAGTGAGTTCTTCATGGGTCGTCGGATGAAGAAGATCCCAGAATCCCATATCTGCTTCTTGGAAG gCACATGGAGCAATATATTTTCCCAGAGTTTTATGGATGCTGTCTACCTCTCGGGTCATTCAGAACACTTCTGGCACAGATGGACTCGAGACACTGAGCATGACATTG aGAATCATCCTGCTCTGCCCAAGAAGCCTCATGAACAGACAACCTGGTTATCCATTCCCAAAGGCTACCTTTCCAAAACTCTTCGAGAAATGATGACTGGGCGACCAGTGGTTTCAACTTACCATAATTTCCTCAAGGGCTTGCAGCTACATAACAAGTATTTGGAGAATGAGAGCTTTTGCATGTGGAAAG ACACAGTGCTGGATTCTTCTCCCAGCCAGCTGAATGATATGAGTGACTACCTCAAGCTGATAGATACAGCTTTCTTCATCAACACCAGCTGCCCACCCATTCTGAGGCCAGAGAGAAAAGTGGATGTCATTATCCACTTAAATTACAGTGGAGGATCACAGACTCTG CCACTGGACCTGTTCTCAGAGTACTGTTTGGAGCATGGGATCCcattccccagcacagagctgagccagGAAGACCGGGAACACCTGAAGGAGTGCTATGTGTTTGAGGACAGTTTAGAGGCACCAGTCTTGGCCTATTTTCCATTGGTGTGTGATACCTTCCAAAAATACAAGGCACCGA ATGTGGAGCGCAGTCCTGcagagatggagcagggaagagtGGACgtgtccagctgtgctgctccctaTGGCACCGGCCTGCTTACGTACACTGAAGAGAATTTCAACAAGCTGCTTAACCTGTGCAGCTACAACATCCTGAATAACAAACACCTAATTCTCCAGGCTTTGCGAACTGCAGTGCAACGAAAGAAGCAACTTAAAAACTATTCACCACCTAATTCAAGTAAACACTCTTAA